The stretch of DNA TCCGATTACGCTGCCTGTGCGCCGGGAAGAGGCGGGCGCATACCGGGGCCGCGTGGTGCTGACCCGCAGTGGCGAGCCGGTGGGCTGGATAGACGTGCAGGAGCAGTTTGACGCGCACAAGGGGCTGGAATCCCGCGAGGTGTACCGTACCGAAGACCCGGCGCATCCCGGTGTGGCGGCACTGTTGGCACAGGGCGATGTGAACCTCAGCGGCCCAGTGGCCCTGTTTGAAGTGCCACGCGGCGCATTTGCTCGCCACCACCGCACGCCCGCCGAAGTCCGCGAGGTGATCGAGGCCCGTGGCTGGCGCTCCAGCGTGGCCTTCCAGACCCGCAACCCGATTCACCGGGCGCACGAATACCTGCAAAAAGTGGCGCTGGAACTGGTGGACGGCCTGTTGCTGCACCCACTGGTGGGCACCACCAAAGGCGACGACGTGCCCGCCCACACCCGCGTAGAGGCCTATGAAGTGCTGCTTGATCGCTATTACCCGCAGGCCCGCACGTTGCTCAGCGTGTACCCGGCGGCCATGCGTTACGCCGGGCCACGCGAAGCCATCTTGCACGCCCTGTCGCGGCGCAATTACGGCGTCACGCATTTTATCGTGGGGCGCGACCATGCAGGTGTGGGCAGCTATTACGGCACCTACGACGCGCAGGAGATTTTCGGGACTTACACAGCGCAGGAACTCGGCATTCAGATTTTAAAATTCGAGCACACGTTTTATTGCCAGACCTGCGGCCAACTGGTCAGCCCGCGCACCTGCCCCCACGACAGTAGCCACCACCTGAGTCTCAGCGGCACCAAAGTCCGCGAAAAACTGCGGGCCGGAGAGCATTTGCCCGCCGAATTTACCCGCCCCGAAGTGGCCGAAGTGCTGCGGGCGGCCTACAGCATTCAGCCTTAAACACATTGAACCCAGAGGCGAAAGAGGCCGTGAACAACCTGTGAAGGCGCTCCCGGTCTTTTTCGCTTGTGCCTCAAGCGCCCAGCGTGTTCACTGCCCTCAGCCACTCTAGGAGGAATTCCTATGACCTTAGATCTGACGCTTACAAAACGAAGTTTTTTGACGCTGGCAGCGCCGTTGCTGCTGGCCGCTGTCCTGTCCCCAGACGCCCAAGCGCAGGCCGCAACCAGCGTTCGCCTCGGCTTTTTTCCAAACCTGACGCACGCGCCCGCACTGGTGGGTTTACAGCGCGGCACCTTTCAGAAGGCGTTCGGGGCCGCCAAGTTGGACGCCAAAGAATTCGTGTCGGGCACCACACTGACTGAAGCGTTCGCGGCAGGGCAAATCGACATTGCCTACATCGGCCCCGGCCCCGCCATCAACGCCGCCGGGCGCGGTATGCCCGTGCAGTTTATTGCCGGAGCAAGCGAGGCAGGCGCAGTGCTGGTGGCCCGCAAAGACAGCACAATCAAGAGCTACAAAGATCTGGGCGGCAAGAATGTCGCCGTACCTAGTTTGGGCAATACGCAGGACATCAGCCTGCGCCACATCCTGAATGAGAACGCACTGAAATCGAAGACGGACGGCGGCACGGTGCTGATTACACCGATTGCGCCTGCCGATATTGTCGCTGCTTTTGCCGCCAAACGGGTGGACGCCACGCTGGTGCCGGAGCCCTGGGGCGCAGTTCTAGAGGCACAGGGCCACCGCATCATCGGCAACGAGAAAACGGTGTGGCGAGGCGGCAACTACCCCACGACCGTCGTGATCGTGAACACCAAGTTTGCACAGGCCAACCCGCAACTCGTGGCAGCTTTCCTGAAAGCGCACACCGAGGCGGTAGCCTTCCTGACCAAAAGCCCGGCGGCGGCACAGGCAGCGGTGAACGCTCAACTGTTCAAGCTGACCGGAGCCAAGGTCGATCCCCGCGTGATGCAGCGTGCCTTTGCCCGGACACGCTTTACGACGGCTCTTGATCTGGAAGCACTGAAAGAGTATTCGGCGCTGAACGTGGAAGCCGGATACGCCCGCACCGCGCCCGACCTCTCGCAGTTCCTGAAGAAATAAGATGACGACGCGCCCCGCAGAACTACCGCGTGCCTCGTCGGGTCAGCCTTCCCGCTGGCGGGTCATCAGTTGGCAGATCATCGGGCTGGCCCTGATTCTCGGTATCTGGTGGCTGGTCACCGATGTGCTGAAGTTGTATCCGCCCTACGTCTTTCCCAGCCCCGGCGCAGTCTGGAAGGAAATCGAATATGGCCTGTTCGGCACTGGCCCGCAGGACGGCAAACTGCTGAGCGCCATTGGTGGCAGCCTGCGCCGGGTACTGACCGGATACGCCATCGCCGTCGTGCTGGGCGGCGTCGTGGGCCTGCTGATGGGCGCTTGGTTGCCGCTGCGGGCCACTCTGGGTGCCTACCTCACGGGCATTCAGAGCGTGCCCAGCATCGCCTTCGTGCCCTTTGCCATCCTGTTTTTGGGCCTGAATGAACGCGCCGTGCTGTTCGTGGTCATTCTGGAAGGCTTTATTCCGGTGGCACTGGCGGTATCGGGGGCCATCCTGAACGTGCCGCCCGCCCTGCGCGTGGCAGGCCGCACCCTCGGCGCACGCGGGCTGGGCCTGACCCTGCGCGTGCTGCTGCCTGCGTCGGTGCCCAATATCCTGACCGGACTGCGCACTGCCTGGAGTTTTTCCTGGCGGGCGCTGGTCGGCGGAGAGCTATTGATTGCAGGCGTCGCCAGCCTGGGCGAGCAACTGGAAGTGGGCCGTAATACCGCCAATGTAGGCCTGGTGTTGGGCACCATCATCATTATCGGCATCATTGGCGGCCTGTTCGATACCGTGTTAAGGGCCATAGAGGGCCGGGTACGCCGCGATTACGGCCTGGAGGTGCAATCATGACAGCCACGATGGAAACTCCGGCCCAACCTACCGCCCGAACCGCGAATGGACGCGGGGCCAGCCTGACCCTGGAAGGGGTGAGCTACCGCTATTCCGGGCGCAATGCTGGGGCCAAAGCAGGCGTCGGGCCGCTGAATTTGAAGGTAGATGCCGGAGAATTCCTGTGCGTGGTGGGGCCGAGTGGCAGCGGCAAAAGCACACTCCTGTCCTTGCTAGCCGGATTTCTGAGGCCGCAAGAAGGCCAGATTCTGCTGGCCGACACACCCGTTTTGGGGCCGCATCCCCGCCTGACTCTGGTGCAGCAGGAAGCGGCCCTCTTCCCGTGGCGTACAGTGGCGGGCAATGTGGCTTTTGGCCTGGAAAGTCAGCGCTTGCCCCGGCCAGAGCGAGATATCCGGATTGCCGACGCCCTGCGGCAAGTGGGCCTGACCGGGTACGGAGACCGCCGCGTGCATGAACTGTCGGGCGGCCAACGCCAACGGGTCAGCCTTGCCCGCGCCCTGGCGACTCAGCCGGGGCTGCTGCTCCTTGATGAACCCTTCAGCGCCCTCGACATCCAGACCCGCACCTCGTTGGCCGATGAACTGCTGGGCATCTGGTGGCAACAAAAAATTACGGTGGTCTTCGTAACGCACCAACTTGATGAGGCCCTGCATCTGGGTCAGCGCGTGGTGGCCCTCAAAGACGGCGCAGTGGCCCTGGACGCCCGCGCCAAAGACGTAAGCGTGAAGCAGTTGCGGGAAACGTTGGAAGTGTAGAGAAGAGCAAACAAGTGTAGAAACAGGCGGCCTTGCGACGGGCCGCCTGTTGCATTCATTGGTCTGAAAGTATGTTGCTGTGTTTTTATGTCCTTAAAAATGGTCTAGAAAGCGTGTCGTAGTGAGCCAATACGAACTTAAAACAGGTCGAAGACAAATATGAGCGGAGCATCTTGAGTTGTTCTTCTGTCAGGCCTTGTTCTTTGGGGAGCCAATACCTGCGGGTACTAACATCGGAGGGTTGGACAATTTCGACAGTAGGGCCGGGCGTCGCCCTGACCCAGCCTTCCCACCTGCCCTTATAGCGCCCGTCGACAAACACGGGCAGTTTCAGTTGTGGTTGCTCGCCATGCATCTTGTGAAGGAGCCGCAACCCCCTTCACGATCACTCAATTGTGCCGACAAAACGTTGACGGCGAGTAGCAGACCCAAGCTGTCTATGATCAAGTAGCCCTTACTTCCAGTGATCCTGTTGCCGCCGCTGTAGCCTCTAACCCCCTTTTCGACAGGTCTTCACTCTCCAAGAATCTACTGGTCTCGGTAGAATAGATTCGTTTTCGAAGCATCTGACGCGGCAAAATATTGGGAATTCTCGGTCTGCGAGTTCCTTTCCCGACAGCCACTTAGACTTTCGTCAAATTCTCTTCGGCAATTCCTGCAAAAAGTGGAGTGGTACGGTGGTTTCTCCCTGTTTGAAGGCTGCCAGAAAGCCGTTGACCGTGCCGCCTGCCCGCTCTGTCAGCCGTGCCAACGCCTGAGCGGTGCCGCCACTGGCAATCACATCTTGCACAATCGTGACCCGTTTACCTTTTAGCCGTGCGGCGTGCGGGCCGTCCAGCCACAACGTTTCCGATACGCCCATCGTCATGCTCGGTACGTCTACGATCAGCGGATCTTGCATGTAGGTGCGGCGTTTTTTACGTACTACCACGTACGGAATGCCGCTGCGGTCACTCAATTCATGTACAAGCGGCAGGGCGTTGGTGACCACCGACAGCAGCATGTCTGTTCCGGCGGGAATCAGGGCCACCATTTCGGCGGCTACCGCGTTGGTAAATTCCGGATCGCCAATAAATTCTACGAGTGGCACGCGCCCGGTGCTGCCTACGCGCACGGTGGGCAGGTCACGGGTGACGGCCCCGACAGTAACGTTGAGTTGTTCCACCTGCACAGGGTAGCGCGGCGGGAGCGGGGCAGCGTCAGATGTTGAGTCAGCAGGTCAGGTGAACAGCGGCAGATGCCCCAGCGCCGTGACTTCTGGGCGTTCCTGTCCCTCGGTAAACACGGCGATCACAGCGGCCACCTCGCCGCCCACTTCCTGAATGATTTGCGAAATGGAGTGCAGCGTGCCGCCACTGCTGACCACGTCGTCTACAATCGCCACCTTGCGGCCCCGAATTTTTTCTACATCGAAGCCGTCCAGCACCAGCGTTTGTGGCTTGCCCGTCGTAATGCTGACCACCTCACGCACCACCGGATCAACCATATAGGGCTTCTGCGTCTTGCGAATCACAATGTAGGGTTTGCCCGATTCGCGACTGATGACGTGCGCCAACGAGAGCGCCTTGACTTCTGGTGTGACCAGAATATCCACGTCCGCGGGTATCAGTGCGGCCAGCGCCTTGCCCGCCGCTTCGGTGACCTCGGTGTCGCCAAGCATATTGAACAGTGCCACGCTGACGCCGGGCGCGACTTCGACGATAGGCAACTCCCGCGAAACGGTGCCGACCTGAACATGATGGGTTTTCACAGGGCAGAGTGTACAGGGCCGGAGGTGAGGACGTGGAATAGTCGTCTCTTCGGGATGTCCAGATTGCGCTTGGATGAGATAAAGAATCCCTGGCTTTGACCGTATGGGACTGAAGCAAATGGGAACGAACGCCGAAGAGTTGCCTTTCTGAGACCCTTAGACCCTTGACCCTTAGACCGCCTGCTGCGCCCCAACCAAAAAAGAGAACCCCTTTCGAGGTTCCCAATGTGTTGAAAGTCTGAGGCTTAGAAGAAGAACTTCAGGCCGGTCTTGATAGTGCCGCCAAAGCCACGTGCATCGTTTGCAGCGAGGCCTGTGCCGGCACCCTTGTTGCTGAGGTAGTAACGGGCATCGGCTTCGACGAACGCAGTGATGCTGTCGGTGACGCGGAAGTCCACACCGGCCAGAGCGTTGGCGTAGACGTCGCTGGCGCTGGTCGTAGCGCTTGCACGGGTGCGGCTGCTGGTGAGGCCCAGACCTGCGCCCACGTAAGGGGTGATGTTGCTGCCGTTATTCAGGCTGTAGGTGGCGTTGATGTCGGCGTTGAAGCCGTTCTTGCCGGGGACGTGCTCGGCGGACAGACGCACACCGACGGGGCCGATGACGTTATTGGCACCGACCATCGCGCCGCCGGAGAGGCAGAAGTTCACGGCGCGGCCACTGGAGTTCAGCAGGTAGCAGGGGTCGGTGCCCTGGGTGTTCTGAGCGCCCAGGCTGACGCCAGCGTAAAGGTTGGTGCTGCGAACGGCGTCCACAACGGTGTCGGTGTTGCCGATAACCACGGTGGTAGGAGGAGGCGTGACAGGGGTGGTGGTCACGGTGCCGGTGCTGGTGTCGCCCGTCGTGGTGGTGGTTGCACGCACTTCGAGGGCGGCGATACGGGCGGCCAAAGCGGCGGTATCAGCAGCGGCTCCGGCGGGGCCAGCAGGGCCGGTTGCGCCGGCAGGGCCAGCAGGAATGTTACGGATAGCGGCTTCCAGCGCGTCGATGCGTGCGGTCAGCGCGGTGGTGTCTGCACCAGCAGCGTTGGCGGCGGGCGTACCCAGTGCCTCAATGCGGCCTTCCAGCGCTGTAATGCGGGCCTGCTGCTCGGTGGTCAGCGCTTCCAGGTCGGTCACGCGGGTGCTGATGGCGGCCAGTTCGGTGCTGACTTCCTGCATACCAGCCGTGATGGTGGCGAGGTCGGTAGCGCTGAGGCTGCTGTTGCTGAGCTGGCCGCTTTGCAGGAGGCGGTAGAACACGAGGGCTGCCTGGTAGCGGGTCAAGCTCTCGTTGCCGCGGAAGGTGCCGTCAGGGAAGCCCTGAATCAGGCCGCGCTGCACGATCAGGTCAACGGCGTCTTTGGCCCAGTGGCCTGCGGGAACGTCGGTGAACTGCACAACCTGTGCGGCTGCCGTAGCAGGAGCAGCAGTCGTTGCAGGTGCAGCAGGTGCAGCAGTTGCGGGTGCGGCGGTATCGGTTTGGGCGCTGGCCATGCCGAGGCCGAGAGCGAGAAGTGAAGACAAAATAAAGGTGTTACGCATGGTGGTTCTCCTTGAATGGGGACTGAGGACGAAAGAAAAATGATGCATAGGAACGCAGAGCGCCTCCCTGCCTGTGCATACCGTAGGCACTTGGCGTGAGTGGCC from Deinococcus sp. QL22 encodes:
- the sat gene encoding sulfate adenylyltransferase → MTILLPTDPTATLPAPLGGTLVNRIRRAGHDFDAAELFGLPQLELDDRAYADLEMLATGAYSPLTGFVNEADYLSIIHHLRLADGTPWSVPITLPVRREEAGAYRGRVVLTRSGEPVGWIDVQEQFDAHKGLESREVYRTEDPAHPGVAALLAQGDVNLSGPVALFEVPRGAFARHHRTPAEVREVIEARGWRSSVAFQTRNPIHRAHEYLQKVALELVDGLLLHPLVGTTKGDDVPAHTRVEAYEVLLDRYYPQARTLLSVYPAAMRYAGPREAILHALSRRNYGVTHFIVGRDHAGVGSYYGTYDAQEIFGTYTAQELGIQILKFEHTFYCQTCGQLVSPRTCPHDSSHHLSLSGTKVREKLRAGEHLPAEFTRPEVAEVLRAAYSIQP
- a CDS encoding ABC transporter substrate-binding protein encodes the protein MTLDLTLTKRSFLTLAAPLLLAAVLSPDAQAQAATSVRLGFFPNLTHAPALVGLQRGTFQKAFGAAKLDAKEFVSGTTLTEAFAAGQIDIAYIGPGPAINAAGRGMPVQFIAGASEAGAVLVARKDSTIKSYKDLGGKNVAVPSLGNTQDISLRHILNENALKSKTDGGTVLITPIAPADIVAAFAAKRVDATLVPEPWGAVLEAQGHRIIGNEKTVWRGGNYPTTVVIVNTKFAQANPQLVAAFLKAHTEAVAFLTKSPAAAQAAVNAQLFKLTGAKVDPRVMQRAFARTRFTTALDLEALKEYSALNVEAGYARTAPDLSQFLKK
- a CDS encoding ABC transporter permease, with the translated sequence MTTRPAELPRASSGQPSRWRVISWQIIGLALILGIWWLVTDVLKLYPPYVFPSPGAVWKEIEYGLFGTGPQDGKLLSAIGGSLRRVLTGYAIAVVLGGVVGLLMGAWLPLRATLGAYLTGIQSVPSIAFVPFAILFLGLNERAVLFVVILEGFIPVALAVSGAILNVPPALRVAGRTLGARGLGLTLRVLLPASVPNILTGLRTAWSFSWRALVGGELLIAGVASLGEQLEVGRNTANVGLVLGTIIIIGIIGGLFDTVLRAIEGRVRRDYGLEVQS
- a CDS encoding ABC transporter ATP-binding protein, whose product is MTATMETPAQPTARTANGRGASLTLEGVSYRYSGRNAGAKAGVGPLNLKVDAGEFLCVVGPSGSGKSTLLSLLAGFLRPQEGQILLADTPVLGPHPRLTLVQQEAALFPWRTVAGNVAFGLESQRLPRPERDIRIADALRQVGLTGYGDRRVHELSGGQRQRVSLARALATQPGLLLLDEPFSALDIQTRTSLADELLGIWWQQKITVVFVTHQLDEALHLGQRVVALKDGAVALDARAKDVSVKQLRETLEV
- a CDS encoding phosphoribosyltransferase family protein; amino-acid sequence: MQVEQLNVTVGAVTRDLPTVRVGSTGRVPLVEFIGDPEFTNAVAAEMVALIPAGTDMLLSVVTNALPLVHELSDRSGIPYVVVRKKRRTYMQDPLIVDVPSMTMGVSETLWLDGPHAARLKGKRVTIVQDVIASGGTAQALARLTERAGGTVNGFLAAFKQGETTVPLHFLQELPKRI
- a CDS encoding phosphoribosyltransferase family protein, which codes for MKTHHVQVGTVSRELPIVEVAPGVSVALFNMLGDTEVTEAAGKALAALIPADVDILVTPEVKALSLAHVISRESGKPYIVIRKTQKPYMVDPVVREVVSITTGKPQTLVLDGFDVEKIRGRKVAIVDDVVSSGGTLHSISQIIQEVGGEVAAVIAVFTEGQERPEVTALGHLPLFT
- a CDS encoding S-layer homology domain-containing protein produces the protein MRNTFILSSLLALGLGMASAQTDTAAPATAAPAAPATTAAPATAAAQVVQFTDVPAGHWAKDAVDLIVQRGLIQGFPDGTFRGNESLTRYQAALVFYRLLQSGQLSNSSLSATDLATITAGMQEVSTELAAISTRVTDLEALTTEQQARITALEGRIEALGTPAANAAGADTTALTARIDALEAAIRNIPAGPAGATGPAGPAGAAADTAALAARIAALEVRATTTTTGDTSTGTVTTTPVTPPPTTVVIGNTDTVVDAVRSTNLYAGVSLGAQNTQGTDPCYLLNSSGRAVNFCLSGGAMVGANNVIGPVGVRLSAEHVPGKNGFNADINATYSLNNGSNITPYVGAGLGLTSSRTRASATTSASDVYANALAGVDFRVTDSITAFVEADARYYLSNKGAGTGLAANDARGFGGTIKTGLKFFF